The DNA region agagagagtgagaaagaaagtGACTCACGGGACGCGGAGACCAAAAGtgagagacagaaacagagcaAGGGAGATAAGTAAGGACAGAGCAAGCAAGAGGGGAGGGAAGCAGAAAGATACTGAATGAGAGGCAAGGGCAGAGACAGAGacgaagagaaagaaagagagccaGACCAAGACACAGAGAGCAACAGAAATGAAGGTATTCCGAGAAACAGGAGCAGATTGAGAGACAATTAGAGACAGAGAGAATTCAGGCAGGAGGAGACTGAGGGGGAGGGTCCAGTGAGAGGAGCagtgagaagcagagacaggTCAGGGTCTGAAGTCCAGAGACAGACAGGCAGCAAGGCACCCAGCCCAGTACTTGAACAAAATTTGAGCCTGAAGCTGATTTGCAGGGGGAGGAGACGAGGGTATAGAGCCATGTTCATTTGACATTTGAcgtttaaaataatgatattctCATTCAGTTGtggagaagggagcggctaccctctccagggttcttgtctggagaattccatggacagaggagcctagcaggctacagtccatggggtcccaaagagttggacacgactttgtgactgaacaaaaatgacagaacatTGAGAATAATCACTTAATTTATAGAACTCTTTGTAACAAAGCACTTTTAGTCAGGAGTGAGGACGTATGCAGACACAAGATGGTTTTATGCAGGACAGTTGCTAAATGTGAATTCCTGGGAATTTCCTGTTTCCGAACAAGCTGCCTTTTCTTGTCCAATAAATGGATACAGCCAGGACTGAGGTGGCTCTTCTGTAGTTGGTGAGGGTGTAGGATTCAGACAGCACCCCTAACCTGGCCCTCCTTTGCCAGCCCAAGCCAGGTCTGCAGCTGCTGGGAGATTTTCTGTAGAGAGGTGGGGAGAATTTGGAAAGTTCAGACTCCAGCACTAGTAGAGAGCAGGAACATGCAAATTAGCATGCAAATGATAACGCAAATCACTGAGAGATTTTTCTCTCTTACCTGTCGCGCAAGGCGGAGGCCAGGGGAATCTGAGGGTCTCTCAGGTGCCATGTCCAAGCAATGAGAGGCACTAGGGATGAGAAGGGCTGGCTCGGAGGGTCCCAAAGGCTGTGTTACACTTAGCACATGCCAGGGATCTGTATCCCctggaaagaaaggagaggaccGTGTGTTGAGCCACAGCCAGATAGACACTAAGGAGTCAAGTTCTGACGGCACACTCACCATTAACAAACAGCACTTGGGTGGCCCCTGGGGTCTGGCCACCATAATAGGAGTTGGTCTGGGCCACAGCCTGGGCTACAGATGAGGTTGAAAGCCCAAACACCTGTTCACATAGCTCAAGCTcggagggcagagctgggagctgggagaaAGGGCACCCGGGGACCTCACAGGTGACGTCTGTGGAGAGAGGGATTCACCAATGTGGAGTATATAGCCAGCCCCCTACCTCTTTAATAATCGTGTACAGAGCTCTCCCCAGTGATGACTGAGACAGTTCCAGACCCTCCCTTCAGTGAGTTCACGGTCCTCTCAGAGACGCACTCAGCCCAAGACACTGATGGCCTAGAATGATCAGGGCTGTGATAGAATAATGTCTGGAGTGAGGTTGGGGGTGTCTCAGAAGGAGCATAATGAGCCTGGACCACCTTGAGATGGCTTGTCTGGGCACAGCAGAGACCGTATGTTTTGGAGGCGAGAGTTGGGCCAGTCACTCACAGTAGCCGAACTCGGTACAAGTTTGGTACAACCACTGCCGGTCACCCACGCTGGACACTTGGAGTTCTGTGACCCTCAGCTGTGCCACTGTCTCTGCCCGAGAAATGCTTAAACACCTCTGACCCAGGCCGTGTGTGACAACCTAAAGGacaatacacatacatatatgcagaCATACATTCCTTGccccccccccactgccccccgcccccaccctggccATCAAGCCAGGGCAGGGCCTGGAGCCATTGGTCCCTACAGGTCAAAGGTAAGAAGTCAGAAGAGTGAGTTTCTGAGTTTTCCTGGGGTCACTGCTCAGAGTTGCTGGGGACCTAGGTCCCTGTGGGTTAGAAATTAAGGTGCTAGATGACTAGGAACTTCTCACCTGTAAAGTTGATCTTGGGCAAGTGAGAATATCttagacctcagtttcctcagttgtgtctggggACAATAGTAGTGTTTACTTCGTAGAACTATTTTAAGAATTCAATGAGATAATAATGTATGTGAAGCGCACCGCACAGCATTTGGTGCAGACACCGATGGAAAAGTGATAGCTGGATTGTAGAGGCTGGGAGTCCGAGGGAGTCCGAGGCTAGGAGCCCCGGTCTCTAGGAGAACTGGGTCCCGAGGACAACTGTGTCTCCCGGACTAatgtttttccttcattctacAAATACTATTTGAGAGtttgctgtgtgccagacactcttGCAGGCCCCAGAAAGAGGACAGAACAATGTAGGCAAAATAGTAAGCACAGTCGCTATCACCTGCCTACTGTGCTCCGGGCTCCCTGTTCCCTAGGTCATACTGCTCCTACCTCATTCCACCTCCGAGGTCCTTTTGAGATgtaatacccattttacagatgaggaaactaaggtgcAGAAGGGTTTacgcttgcccaagttcacacagagGAGGTGAAGCAGGAATCCTCGCTCTGCTCACTCTTGGCGGTGCTCGGGGTTCTCACCTGCACTGCCCGACGAAGCCCGCGGTAGGGTGCAGGGCCGCTGCAGTTGCCCCTGCAGTTGCCCCGATCCCCGAGGAGGAATCTGCAGAGCTGTCGCACACTCAGCGGCGCTCCAGCTTGCCCATCGTACTGCACCGCACCTCCCACGAGTGCCTGCAGCGCCCCCAGAAGCTCTGCCTGGTCCTCAGCGCGCTCCAGGGACCCGCACGCTCCAAGCTCCACGCTCAGCGCTGCCCGAGCCCCACGGCTCGCGCGCAGCCGCCGCTCCACCTCCGCAAAGGCTGCGGACGCCGCCGCCCGGCACTGCGGAGAGCGAGAGGCGGCGTTGGTGAAGACTTGGGCCAGGGGTTCCGCCTGTCCCTCTCCGCGACCCTCATCCTCCCTGGGCTCCCCACTTTTCCACATTCAGATTCACACAGGGGGCAGTTGAAAGTCGCTTTTGCTCGAGGCCCTGCCCTCTTCCCGGCTCCTCCTCCGGGCCGTCCCACCCCAGGCCCCGCCCACACGAATACAGCCTCCTGATAGGGTGGTCCGtcctcaggccccgcccccgtAGGATCCTCCCTTCTTAGTACCCAGACCCATCTTCAGCTCTCGCGTTCTTCCCAAATTCACCCACCTCTCTGGGCTCCCAAGTCTCTGAGACCCCAACACCTTGCAAGCTTCAACCGTTTTCTCTGGCCCCCATCCTCAAGgccttttctctttccctatCCCCCTCCGACTGGACCCCAACTCATACCTCCAGGGATCCGCCAATCGCAGTGTTCATTAGGCTTCTAGACACCACCTAAAGTCGGGTCGCGGAAAAATATCAGGTGAACCGCACCACCGAGGtcttcctccccccgccccccccccaccccccaccccgggcccACCTCCCGCCATCCTTACGTCGTTATACTTGGAGAAATCCAGTGTGGCCCGCACCGGAGCGGAAGAGGCGATGGAGGcaaaaaatagatggggaaactgagggagAACAAGTTATCAGCCTGGGGGCTGAAGGACTGGGATCCCATATCTGCCCGCCCCTGTGTCACTCACTCGTTGTGTCATCTCAGGCAAGTCCCTGCCTTCTACACACTGAACTCTTATGAAGGCAGATTGGGATGGGGGGTTGGGAGGAGGAGGGTGTGGAAGGAGGTTTTCCTATTATCTGAGTTATGGACCTCGCAGTCCAAGTTCCTTTCCCCCAGTCCACCCAGAGGGGTCCCAGGACCTTCAGCCGGGCCCAGGCAGCCAGGGAGCCAGCATAGGAACCTCCGAAGCAGATCCAGGGGCTGGTGGAGGAGACGTTGAAGAGGCGGGAGAGTGTGAGGCGGGCAGAGGCCGCATCCGCCAGCCTAGGGTCAGAGAAGAGGCTGAGTCGGTTCCCATGGGTAGGAATCCCTGAAGATTCCCCAGTTTACAGGCAGGAATCCAGAGACAAGAATGGAGAGAGCCTGGCCAGAAGCTAGGGTTTTTTCTCATGAGGTATTTCTGAGGATTCCCCATACCTACACATTTCCGCACATGAGGGGAGACTCATTTGGAAAGCTTCCACTCTTCACTTCCAGACTAGGTGGGAGAAGAAAAATCTTCAAGACAGTTTAGGTGAAAATCTAAATTATAGGAGGGATTGGAGACTGTCAAAGAGAGCTactcaggaagaggagggggcccAGGCTGGATAGGTTAGGAGGTATTGGCGAAGAGGGAGACACGAttagaaaaagagacagagatattGGAATATATCTAAcacccttcctttttttctttccccttggcAGTGCCACAAGGCttctgggattttagttccccaattaGCAGTGATGGAACCCATGACCCCTTCAGTGGAATCGTGAAGCCCTAATCACCTAATCACCAGGGAATAccctaacatcttttttttttttttaatcccaaatgCTTTCTCCCCTCCGTAacctttctgaaagagtttgcAGTTAGTGTCATCCTACTGCAGTTGGAAACTAGTTTAGCTTATGAAAAGATTAAGAGATAGAGAGGAATATACAGGCAATGTGATACAGAGGGGGACACACAAAGATGGAGACAAGAGTGAGGCAGAGAAAGTCAGAATGATTACAGACAGATACAGAGATGGAAAGCAGAAAAGGGAGAGATAAGTCCGGGAGAACAATAAAGTAGGTGaggggggaaagaaagagaagggattTGGTATAGGGGTAGGGTGCACTGAAGGAAGCGAGAGAGGGAGCTAGACAAATATCTGGGGGAAGCCCACTCTGAAGAAGGCAGAGTTCAAAGGCTCAAGGAAGCGATGTGCCTGCAAGTCTGGAGAACAGCAAGAACTTCAGTGTGCCTGGAGCCCagtaagagggagagagaggccagAGAGCTAACTGGGGAGCCTCCAAAGCCAGCATAGGAGCTTCCACAGCAGATCCAGAGGCTGGTGGAGGAGATGTTGCAAAGGTTTTGTCTTTGCTCTGAGTGCGATGAGAGACGTGAGGGGTTTGAGCCAGGAGAGAGATGATCTGGACTGTGGTCTAATGATCACTCTGGCTCTTCATCTGGAGAATAGGCTGACGGGATCAAGGACAGAAACAAGGAGACCAGTGAGGAAGCTGTGTCATCCGTCTAAGGGATTCTGGTAGTCTGGACCAGCAGGTCATAGTGTAATAGCAAAAGATAAGAATACAGTGGAAGAGGTGGAGAAATAAAGGATAGGGAGGGAGAGAGACggaaagacaggaaaagaataaaacactgaaagacagagaagaaaacatgggaCCAGGGACTCAGAGGTCAACTTTGGGCAATGGAAGAAGAGACAAAGATTCAGAGAAGCCAAAATACAGCCACCTTCAGTCCCATGACCCCAAACATCCCCTACCCCCACTCACGCATGGCGGCTGGACAAGAAGCGGAGCTGGGCCATGTCCAGCCCCTCAGCAGGTATACTCAGGCCATAAAATCTATGCTCCAGACTTATCACCAGGGCCCCCCAGATTGGGGCCAGATTTGCAGGGTGCCCTGTGAAGAGTCCAAAGGGGATATGTGTCAACTCTTGCAAACCTCAGGCTTCACAGCCCTTCACAGTATACAACTCCCCTTCCTCGCCTCCACCAGCTTCCCCTTGTCTTTCCTCACGCTTGCTTCTTACCTCTCATCACTGAACCAGGTCCAAGGCTGCCTTCACCCCCCAGATGCAGGAATACAGGTCCATCCTGGCTGGTCCAATGTTGGTCATTTACCCAGTACCGCTAAGAGGTGGGAcggggaggaagaaatggaatcgTGAGAGTTCTGACCTACTCTTTATTTCCTGTTCATTCTGGTCTCTTTCCCTAATTGATCTTTTTTATCTGACGTTGACTTGTTTATTTACATGATCATTTCTCTCCTGTTTGTCTCCTCATCTAGAGTGTAATATCTACAAGGGGAGATATTTTTGTCAGCTCTTTCACTCTGATAACCCAGGGTCAAGAATAGTGGCTAGGAAGTGGTAGGCACTTGTTCTATATTGAGACAATAATTGTAGAATAATTAATAAATGCAGGTGGATTTAGAAATAAGGCCTGTGTGAGATGACCTTTGGAGACTGTGGGGAGAGCAAGTGTAAAAGAGTAGGTATAAAAGTGGTAAATCTGTTCATTCATTAAATACATATCTTCAAGTGCCTATTGTGAGCCAGGTCTGGTTCCAAAGCTGATCCtgatttttgcttcattttgagACTTGGTGGTGCATTTGGTGATTAATCTGAAGGACAGGGAGAAGGGGGGTGGTAGTTGAGGGGCAATGAGGGAGTGAgagtgaatgacagggaaaaggaaagactgaaggataGGACATGAGGAACAAAAAAAGTGGGAGGCTAAAGAAAGGAAGGGGAGACTAGGGGATAGAGGGCAAATCTAAGAAACAGAGGGGCTAGACTAAAGGGCCGTAGGGATACTCACAGCAGATATCAGGTAAGACTGATTGGGGAGAGGACGAGGCGACAGAAGTGTAGAGATAGGAATAGAAAGCAGAGACTGAGGGGC from Ovis canadensis isolate MfBH-ARS-UI-01 breed Bighorn chromosome 20, ARS-UI_OviCan_v2, whole genome shotgun sequence includes:
- the LOC138425889 gene encoding thymus-specific serine protease-like produces the protein MDIGSVPCLGPLLLVSLWASSAPASLLRRLGEHILRFQESSALGLGLGPDSVTLPKEGWLEQPLDPFNASDRRSFLQRYWVNDQHWTSQDGPVFLHLGGEGSLGPGSVMRGHPANLAPIWGALVISLEHRFYGLSIPAEGLDMAQLRFLSSRHALADAASARLTLSRLFNVSSTSPWICFGGSYAGSLAAWARLKFPHLFFASIASSAPVRATLDFSKYNDVVSRSLMNTAIGGSLECRAAASAAFAEVERRLRASRGARAALSVELGACGSLERAEDQAELLGALQALVGGAVQYDGQAGAPLSVRQLCRFLLGDRGNCRGNCSGPAPYRGLRRAVQVVTHGLGQRCLSISRAETVAQLRVTELQVSSVGDRQWLYQTCTEFGYYVTCEVPGCPFSQLPALPSELELCEQVFGLSTSSVAQAVAQTNSYYGGQTPGATQVLFVNGDTDPWHVLSVTQPLGPSEPALLIPSASHCLDMAPERPSDSPGLRLARQKISQQLQTWLGLAKEGQVRGAV